Genomic window (Vampirovibrionales bacterium):
GGCCGTCATCGAGACGGCGATGATTCAGGAAAGCCTGTGATGCGCGCCTCATCGCCTCAAACCGTCGGAATTCTGGGCGCGGGTCAGCTCGGAATGATGCTGGCCGAAGCGGCGCACGCGCTCGGGCTGCGCGCCCTCACCTTCGCGCCGGAAGACGATGCGCCAGCGGATCGCGTCGCAAACGGACGCATCCGCGCAGGGTATGACGATAACGAGGCGCTGGCGCGTTTTGCGGCGCAGATAGATGTCGCCACGCTTGAATTTGAAAATATCCCGGTCAGCGCGTTGACCCGTCTTGCAGCCCAAAAGCTGGTTTTTCCCGGCCAACAGGCGCTTTTTGTCGCCCAGCACCGTTTGCGTGAAAAAACCTTTCTGGCGGGCCATGGCTTCCCATTGACCCCATTTCTGCCCGTCGGCGCGCCGGATGAGCTACCCTGCGCCTTCGCAACGCTGGGCGGCGATGCTTGCATCCTGAAAACCGCCGCCTTTGGCTACGACGGCAAGGGACAATACCCCGTGTCGGACGCGGCCCAAGCCGAGGCCTTGATGCGATCGCTATCGCAAGCGACGTGTGTCGATCGTGGCCCGTGGGTGCTGGAGCGCCGCGTCGATTTCATGGCCGAGTGCTCGATGATTGCCGCCCGGCGCGTCATCCCCGGGCAAGACGCTTGTGACATCACGCATTTCGGCCTGATTGAAAATCATCATCGCGCCGGGATCCTCGATTGGTCGATGAGTCCGGCCCTATCGCTGGCGGATCTGGAAGAAACCGCCGCCAAACTGACTGGCG
Coding sequences:
- a CDS encoding 5-(carboxyamino)imidazole ribonucleotide synthase, with translation MRASSPQTVGILGAGQLGMMLAEAAHALGLRALTFAPEDDAPADRVANGRIRAGYDDNEALARFAAQIDVATLEFENIPVSALTRLAAQKLVFPGQQALFVAQHRLREKTFLAGHGFPLTPFLPVGAPDELPCAFATLGGDACILKTAAFGYDGKGQYPVSDAAQAEALMRSLSQATCVDRGPWVLERRVDFMAECSMIAARRVIPGQDACDITHFGLIENHHRAGILDWSMSPALSLADLEETAAKLTGDLMAALDYTGILCVELFVTRDRRLLINEIAPRVHNSGHLTREGFVDSQFACHLQAGCGLAFGPVVRRAPAAAMVNLLGDLWFAGANAAPQEPDWTALKAFPDAALTLYGKPEARSGRKMGHLVVTGEHPHACVAQALAAREALTATAATAASQSRCP